The Pseudanabaena sp. PCC 6802 genomic interval TCAGATCGCTGGAAATTTGGGAACGACAACTGGGAGCACGCCATCCCAATGTCGCCAGCGGCCTCAATAATCTCGCATTGCTATACACATCGCAAGGGAAGTATGCGGAGGCAGAACCTCTATATCTTAGATCGCTGGAAATCAGGGAACGACAACTGGGAGTAGACCATCCCGATGTCGCCAACAGCCTCAATAATCTCGCAGGGTTATACGAATCGCAAGGGAAGTATGTGGAGGCGGAACCTCTATATCTTAGATCGCTGGAAATCATGGAACGACAACTGGGAGCAGACCATCCCGATGTTGCACAAAGTCTCAATAATCTCGCATTGCTATACAAATCGCAAGGGAAGTATGCAGAGGCTGAATCTCTATACCTTAGATCGCTGGAAATCAGGGAACGACAACTAGGAACAGACCATCCCGATGTCGCCAACAGTCTCAATAATCTCGCATTGCTATACAAATCGCAAGGGAAGTATGCAGAGGCTGAATCTCTATACCTTAGATCGCTGGAAATCAGGGAACGACAACTAGGAACAGACCATCCCGATGTCGCCAACAGCCTCAATAATCTCGCATCGCTACACTTCGCACAAGGAAAGTACGTGGCAGCAGAACCACCGTTGCGACGCGCGCTGGAAATCAGGGAACGACTACTGGGAGCAGACCATCCCGATGTCGCCAACAGCCTCAATAATCTCGCAGAGCTATACAGAGTAAAGGGGAGATATGTTGAAGCAGAACCTCTATACCTTAGATCGCTGGAAATCAGGGAACGACTACTGGGAGCAGACCATCCCGATGTTGCACAATGCCTCAATAATCTCGCAGGGCTATACGGAGTAAAGGGGAGATATGTTGAAGCAGAACCTCTATACCTTAGATCGCTGGAAATCAGGGAACGACTACTGGGAGCAGACCATCCCGATGTCGCACAAAGCCTCAATAATCTCGCAGAGCTATACGGAGCAAAGGGGAGATATGTTGAAGCAGAACCTCTATACCTTAGATCGCTGGAAATTAGGGAACGACTACTGGGAGCAGACCATCCCGATGTCGCCAACAGCCTCAATAGTCTCGCAAGGCTATACCATGCGCAAGGGAAGTATGTTGAAGCAGAACCTCTATACCTTAGATCGCTGGAAATCAGGGAACGACTACTGGGAGCAGACCATCCCGATGTCGCACAAAGCCTCAATAGTCTCGCATTGCTATACGGAACAAAGGGGAGATATGTTGAAGCAGAACCTCTATACCTTAGATCGCTGGAAATCAATGAACGACTACTGGGAGCAGACCATCCCGATGTCGCACAAAGCCTTAATAATCTCGCATTGCTATACAAATCGCAAGGGAAGTATGCGGAGGCAGAGCCTCTATATAAGAGATCGCTGGAAATCAGTGAACGACTACTGGGAGCAGACCATCCCGATGTCGCCATCAGCCTCAATAATCTCGCATTGCTACACTACGCACAGGGAAAGTACGCGGCAGTGGAACCACCGTTGCGACGCGCGCTGGAAATCAACGAGCGACAACTAGGAGCAGACCATCCCGATGTCGCCAACAGCCTCAATAATCTTGCAGGGCTATACTATATGCAAGGGAAGTATGCGGAGGCGGAACTGTTGTATTGTCGGGCTATAGCGATCGCTGAAAAAGCACTTGGTGCGGAACATCCAGATACCACAACATATCGTAAAAATTACGAGCTATGCTTAAAGCAAAAGGAGGATAGACAATGACTATCAAAGAACAACTCTTTCAAGAACTTGAAAATGCTCCTATGCCTGTATTGGCAGAAGTTCTCGATTTTTTGAGATTCCTCCAATCTAAGCAGCCAAAAGTAGATTTTATGGAATTTGCAGGTATGGCATCCGATCTAGGGGACATCATGGATGAAATTGTTGCAGAAGCCGAAGCCAATC includes:
- a CDS encoding tetratricopeptide repeat protein — its product is MLFNAPLTTQFNSSDLDFLARNAEAIRKIGLFADLSEGLTIGFVEINLERDRDATVQFLLDRSQPDYVQWIPLMLDRPDLRYLIAAIEEDLRSVTLIPGKKPVLLLCGLEHAIGGYGDYPDILSNINIARDNYPQRLPYPLLFLLPGYTITRFARFAPDFWDWKSMEVRLKSDIPAIESVDLEQIRRPTHQLTIPVSQERFDFLYHVLERYPQPSLARADILDLLGDAYRSHLNYPEAERAYLEALNLYETHDKPLGIAHVLNNLAGLNYEQGKYGEAEPLYLRSLEIWERQLGARHPNVASGLNNLALLYTSQGKYAEAEPLYLRSLEIRERQLGVDHPDVANSLNNLAGLYESQGKYVEAEPLYLRSLEIMERQLGADHPDVAQSLNNLALLYKSQGKYAEAESLYLRSLEIRERQLGTDHPDVANSLNNLALLYKSQGKYAEAESLYLRSLEIRERQLGTDHPDVANSLNNLASLHFAQGKYVAAEPPLRRALEIRERLLGADHPDVANSLNNLAELYRVKGRYVEAEPLYLRSLEIRERLLGADHPDVAQCLNNLAGLYGVKGRYVEAEPLYLRSLEIRERLLGADHPDVAQSLNNLAELYGAKGRYVEAEPLYLRSLEIRERLLGADHPDVANSLNSLARLYHAQGKYVEAEPLYLRSLEIRERLLGADHPDVAQSLNSLALLYGTKGRYVEAEPLYLRSLEINERLLGADHPDVAQSLNNLALLYKSQGKYAEAEPLYKRSLEISERLLGADHPDVAISLNNLALLHYAQGKYAAVEPPLRRALEINERQLGADHPDVANSLNNLAGLYYMQGKYAEAELLYCRAIAIAEKALGAEHPDTTTYRKNYELCLKQKEDRQ